A DNA window from Streptomyces canus contains the following coding sequences:
- a CDS encoding ScbR family autoregulator-binding transcription factor, with translation MARQERAIRTRRAIVEAAGAVFDEHGYAASTIAMVLERAEVTKGALYFHFPSKESLAQAVLDEQLSLGAVPPHPCKVQEIVDMTFVFGQRLRTNSLLKGSVRLTVDQCAPPGVDHTGPFRQWSEHLLAMLQQARDQGELLPTVQPPDTADLLVGAFAGVQLMSRALHGREDLGHRISVMWAHLLPSIAVPGLLIGLDSRPDRGARVLASVESGEPVGAEA, from the coding sequence ATGGCGAGACAGGAGCGCGCCATCAGGACACGCAGGGCGATTGTGGAGGCCGCGGGCGCCGTCTTCGACGAGCACGGGTACGCCGCGAGCACCATCGCGATGGTGCTGGAGCGGGCCGAAGTCACCAAAGGCGCCCTGTACTTCCACTTCCCCTCCAAGGAGTCCCTGGCCCAGGCGGTGCTCGACGAGCAGTTGTCCCTGGGGGCCGTACCGCCGCATCCGTGCAAGGTGCAGGAGATCGTCGACATGACGTTCGTCTTCGGGCAGCGGCTGCGGACCAACTCCCTGCTGAAGGGGAGCGTCCGGCTGACGGTGGACCAGTGCGCCCCGCCCGGCGTCGATCACACGGGACCGTTCCGGCAGTGGAGCGAGCACCTGTTGGCGATGCTTCAACAGGCACGCGACCAGGGCGAGTTGCTGCCGACAGTGCAGCCGCCGGACACGGCGGACCTGCTGGTGGGGGCGTTCGCCGGGGTTCAGCTGATGTCTCGGGCTCTTCACGGGCGGGAGGACCTCGGGCACCGGATCTCCGTCATGTGGGCTCACCTGCTGCCGAGCATCGCGGTGCCGGGACTGCTGATCGGCCTCGACAGCCGGCCCGACCGCGGGGCCCGCGTGCTGGCATCGGTGGAAAGCGGTGAACCGGTGGGCGCCGAGGCGTGA
- a CDS encoding TIGR03619 family F420-dependent LLM class oxidoreductase: protein MRLGVAPHRLWPAHEDELDGVLETARTAEELGFDHLIASSHLLAGAVGVTPDPLVLLSAVAGTTTRIRLVTSVLILPLYQPVVVAHQTATLDRLSGGRFTLGVGTGWDTAEFAAAGVPFTGRGRRADEQLDTVRKLWRDEAEVRLGVRPRTPGGPPVWVGGHSDAALRRALRYGDAWHGSGLDATGVAEVRGRLAELGEKAGRDPANVLELTEGLMFVPPGFQAAVQPPGRRPLGGAQPTPERVREELGQLAEAGLTACSLWLPVATEALPDALGWVAEEILSHFSEE from the coding sequence ATGCGTCTGGGAGTCGCACCGCACCGCCTGTGGCCCGCACACGAGGACGAGCTCGACGGCGTCCTCGAAACCGCCCGTACCGCCGAGGAGTTGGGCTTCGACCATCTCATCGCGAGCAGTCATCTGCTGGCGGGAGCGGTGGGCGTGACCCCGGATCCGCTGGTCCTGCTGTCCGCCGTGGCCGGGACGACCACCCGGATCCGGCTGGTGACCAGCGTTCTGATCCTGCCCCTGTACCAGCCTGTTGTCGTCGCCCACCAGACGGCCACGCTCGACCGGCTGTCCGGGGGCCGGTTCACGCTCGGTGTCGGCACCGGCTGGGACACCGCGGAGTTCGCCGCCGCCGGGGTGCCGTTCACCGGGCGGGGCAGGCGCGCCGACGAACAGCTGGACACCGTACGCAAGTTGTGGCGCGACGAGGCCGAGGTGCGGCTCGGGGTGCGGCCGCGCACGCCAGGGGGGCCACCCGTGTGGGTCGGTGGCCACAGCGACGCGGCCCTCAGGCGGGCGCTGCGGTACGGCGACGCCTGGCACGGCTCCGGGCTGGACGCGACCGGAGTCGCCGAGGTGCGGGGCCGCTTGGCGGAGCTCGGGGAGAAGGCGGGGCGGGATCCGGCCAACGTCCTGGAGCTCACGGAAGGTCTGATGTTCGTACCACCGGGCTTCCAGGCCGCCGTACAACCGCCCGGGCGGCGTCCGTTGGGCGGAGCGCAACCCACCCCCGAGCGGGTGCGCGAGGAGCTCGGGCAGCTGGCCGAAGCGGGGCTCACCGCCTGTTCGCTGTGGCTGCCGGTGGCCACCGAGGCGCTGCCCGACGCGCTCGGCTGGGTCGCGGAGGAGATCCTTTCGCATTTCTCCGAAGAGTGA
- a CDS encoding damage-control phosphatase ARMT1 family protein, with translation MSPSAAVILGSAPESFPYSVLAERHPAIIGQVREAFPYGPEQHRALDALLESCTEGVIEPLPDGAWREWGINDHVGQSWFDVPWLWSESYFYRRLLDAVGYFGDGPWRGIDPFRPSKLAELDSPETDHELAALDELASRTAEEQRTALLHGSLWGNRADLGFRLSDGEAERRDAVPDLVTDDSDKLWSLLDGAGTLCLIADNAGRELIPDLLLLAHLLEHGRVERAVLHVKPYPYYVSDATTADVVDALRRLVRAPGQAAEYGRRLWDAMADGRLSVRAHAFSCAPLPYADMPDDLRAEIGGAALTVLKGDLNYRRLVGDRWWAPTTSFAEVTAYFPGPVAALRTLKSDVITGLDGRTEAALVEAEGRRWRTSGTHALIQVRP, from the coding sequence ATGTCTCCCAGCGCGGCTGTCATCCTCGGCAGTGCACCCGAGTCCTTTCCGTACAGCGTGCTCGCCGAGCGGCACCCCGCCATCATCGGGCAGGTGCGGGAGGCCTTTCCCTACGGGCCCGAACAGCACCGGGCGCTTGACGCGCTGCTCGAGAGCTGCACCGAAGGAGTGATCGAACCACTCCCCGACGGGGCGTGGCGCGAGTGGGGAATCAATGACCACGTCGGGCAGTCCTGGTTCGACGTGCCGTGGCTGTGGTCCGAGAGCTACTTCTATCGGCGCCTCCTTGATGCCGTCGGCTACTTCGGGGACGGGCCCTGGCGTGGCATCGACCCCTTCCGGCCCTCCAAGCTCGCCGAACTCGACTCCCCGGAGACCGACCACGAGCTGGCAGCTCTGGACGAACTCGCCTCCCGGACGGCCGAGGAGCAGAGGACGGCTCTGCTGCACGGATCACTGTGGGGAAACCGGGCCGACCTCGGGTTCCGGCTCTCCGACGGAGAGGCCGAAAGGCGGGACGCCGTACCGGATCTGGTCACCGACGACAGCGACAAGCTCTGGTCGCTGCTCGACGGTGCCGGCACCCTCTGCCTGATTGCCGACAACGCCGGACGCGAGCTGATTCCCGACCTGCTGCTGCTGGCTCACCTCCTGGAACACGGTCGTGTCGAGCGGGCCGTCCTGCACGTGAAGCCTTACCCCTACTACGTCTCCGACGCGACCACCGCCGACGTGGTCGACGCGCTGCGCCGGCTCGTGCGGGCACCGGGGCAGGCCGCGGAGTACGGGCGCCGGTTGTGGGACGCCATGGCCGACGGACGGCTGAGTGTCCGTGCGCATGCCTTCTCCTGCGCTCCGCTGCCGTACGCGGACATGCCGGACGACCTTCGTGCGGAGATCGGCGGGGCCGCGCTGACGGTCCTGAAGGGCGACCTCAACTACCGGCGCCTGGTGGGGGATCGATGGTGGGCGCCGACCACGTCCTTCGCCGAGGTGACCGCGTACTTCCCGGGTCCGGTCGCCGCCCTGCGCACCCTGAAGTCCGATGTGATCACCGGGCTCGACGGCCGTACGGAGGCCGCGCTGGTCGAGGCGGAGGGGCGGCGCTGGCGGACCAGCGGGACCCATGCGCTCATCCAGGTGCGGCCCTGA
- a CDS encoding tetratricopeptide repeat protein, whose product MFGAELFTQTAAAAAGTMVGLMTTDAWQAARHRIARILQREDVERLERARAELDAAPPGRQQVILREQRDDLDTTLRTLLTRDPALSGLLTEFVQEFSGFARPVFIQVQQPPAPVEPVRAPGALTVAPPLGRLDRRVRGRESLLDTLKQLVGKPTSGVRVLHGMGGSGKTTVALEIAAHAAALNVDVWWVTAKNPATLSAGMREVVAALGTPADLIDRAWSGRSSATDLLWRRLCDTASPWLLVVDNADEPEHLAPYGRLAEGTGWIRPAAELPGLVLITSRDSSPTTWGPWATLHSVDALEEADATEVLWDLAGERAGSREDARLLTRRLGGLPLALRIAGSHLAAASAFPAWPGTTTVRTYADYRVALDERFTELLDERPPGRQGSNYSVPVTGTWELSLDLLERRGIAQARPLMRLLCCLGEAPVPLLGLLRPDRLADSSLLPGVTPQELYTALTSLADFGLVELHTPPGGDDHTRTLLMHPLVRDAGRLQRDLAEHMKEYAAVVADLVVCATAELSEDDPRDWPRWRLLQPHCDAPLALIGDPYEAEDELVSKALRAAAAGARHLIKRGWLDRAEEVLGACEPVVLACGPRDPDALEVRSAAAHLLHLRGRLAAAESLLRAVLEDTRALFGDAAGETADARYALANLLNGRGRPVEAATEYRAVHATRRTLLGERDPRTLAARKGVAWMARYRGLLAEAEEDYRLLLDAYRETLGAHHPDTLVTRHEMAQVLHERGMFRQAEQELRETLQVCADVLGERHPSTLAVRHDLADVLRDRGLLVEAEHEFRTVLGLRADAYGEDHPETVAARHGLATVLRDRGWPTDAETEFREVFEVQRRLLGDMHPHTLEVRHNLADLLMERGQLEAAEAEFREVYAARREVLGEQHLLTLSVRHGAAHVLHLRGRTDRAEAEYRTVLADCVDTLGPRHPGTLAVRHNLADLLKDQGRFAAAEQEFREVYEARRTVLGEQHLLTLSVRHGAAHVLHLRGHVEQAEAEYRTVLADCVQTLGPRHPGTLAVRHNLADLLCLKGEFTAAEAEFAEVRETCEEVLGLRHPRTLAARDALARLRSRDGDQAPSDPDSATAGS is encoded by the coding sequence GTGTTCGGGGCAGAGTTGTTCACCCAGACCGCTGCCGCCGCAGCGGGCACGATGGTCGGGCTGATGACCACGGATGCCTGGCAGGCGGCCAGGCATCGGATCGCGCGGATCCTGCAGCGGGAGGACGTGGAACGGCTGGAGCGGGCGCGGGCGGAACTGGATGCCGCGCCGCCGGGGCGGCAGCAGGTCATCCTGCGGGAGCAGCGGGACGATCTGGACACGACCCTGCGTACTCTGCTGACCAGGGACCCCGCACTGTCCGGTCTGCTGACCGAGTTCGTCCAGGAGTTCTCCGGCTTCGCACGCCCGGTCTTCATCCAGGTCCAGCAGCCACCGGCGCCGGTGGAGCCCGTCCGGGCCCCCGGCGCGCTGACCGTCGCGCCGCCCCTGGGCCGGCTCGACCGCCGGGTGCGTGGCCGTGAGTCGCTCCTGGACACGCTCAAACAGCTGGTGGGCAAGCCGACTTCGGGTGTGCGGGTGCTGCACGGCATGGGCGGGAGCGGCAAGACGACGGTCGCCCTGGAGATCGCCGCCCACGCCGCCGCGCTGAACGTCGACGTGTGGTGGGTGACGGCGAAGAACCCGGCCACGCTGAGTGCGGGGATGCGCGAGGTGGTGGCCGCGCTCGGCACGCCCGCGGATCTCATCGACCGTGCGTGGTCGGGGCGTTCGAGCGCGACCGACCTGCTGTGGCGGCGGCTGTGCGACACCGCGAGCCCGTGGCTGCTGGTGGTGGACAACGCCGACGAGCCCGAACACCTGGCGCCCTACGGCCGGTTGGCGGAGGGCACGGGCTGGATCCGGCCCGCCGCGGAACTGCCCGGCCTGGTGCTGATCACCAGCCGGGACAGCAGCCCCACGACCTGGGGGCCGTGGGCGACGCTGCATTCGGTGGACGCCCTGGAGGAGGCCGACGCCACCGAGGTGCTGTGGGACCTCGCCGGGGAGCGGGCCGGTTCACGTGAGGACGCCCGGCTGCTGACCCGGCGGCTCGGCGGCCTGCCCCTGGCGCTGCGCATCGCGGGCTCGCATCTCGCGGCGGCCTCGGCGTTCCCCGCCTGGCCGGGCACGACGACCGTGCGGACGTACGCCGACTACCGCGTGGCCCTCGACGAGCGCTTCACCGAACTCCTCGACGAGCGCCCGCCCGGGCGGCAGGGCAGCAACTACTCCGTCCCGGTGACCGGTACCTGGGAGCTGTCGCTGGATCTCCTGGAGCGGCGGGGCATCGCCCAGGCCCGGCCGCTGATGCGGCTGCTGTGCTGTCTGGGCGAGGCGCCGGTGCCGCTGCTCGGCCTGTTACGACCGGACCGGCTCGCGGACTCGTCGCTGCTGCCCGGCGTCACGCCCCAGGAGCTGTACACCGCGCTCACCTCGCTCGCCGACTTCGGTCTGGTCGAGCTGCACACCCCGCCCGGCGGGGACGACCACACCCGCACCCTGCTGATGCACCCGCTCGTCCGGGACGCCGGCCGGCTTCAGCGGGACCTCGCCGAGCACATGAAGGAGTACGCGGCCGTCGTCGCCGACCTGGTCGTCTGCGCCACCGCCGAGCTGAGCGAGGACGACCCGCGCGACTGGCCGCGCTGGCGGCTGCTGCAGCCGCACTGCGACGCCCCGCTGGCCCTGATCGGCGACCCGTACGAGGCGGAGGACGAACTCGTCTCGAAGGCGCTGCGGGCGGCGGCCGCCGGGGCCCGGCATCTGATCAAGAGGGGCTGGCTGGACCGGGCGGAGGAGGTGCTGGGGGCGTGCGAGCCGGTGGTGCTCGCGTGTGGTCCGCGTGACCCCGACGCCCTCGAAGTACGGTCCGCTGCGGCCCACTTGCTCCATCTGCGGGGTCGGCTGGCGGCGGCCGAATCGCTGCTTCGCGCGGTACTGGAGGACACCCGGGCCCTGTTCGGCGACGCGGCGGGCGAGACCGCCGACGCCCGGTACGCACTCGCGAACCTGCTCAACGGCCGGGGTCGCCCGGTCGAGGCGGCGACCGAGTACCGCGCGGTCCACGCCACGCGCCGGACCCTGCTGGGCGAGCGCGACCCCCGGACCCTCGCGGCTCGCAAGGGTGTGGCCTGGATGGCGCGCTACCGAGGGTTGCTCGCGGAGGCCGAGGAGGACTACCGCCTGCTCCTGGACGCCTATCGGGAGACACTCGGCGCCCATCACCCCGACACCCTGGTCACCCGGCACGAGATGGCCCAGGTGCTGCACGAGCGCGGGATGTTCCGGCAGGCGGAGCAGGAGCTGCGGGAGACGCTCCAGGTGTGCGCGGACGTACTGGGCGAGCGCCACCCGAGCACTCTCGCCGTCCGCCACGACCTCGCGGACGTCCTGCGCGACCGCGGCCTGCTCGTGGAGGCCGAGCACGAGTTCCGTACGGTGCTCGGGCTGCGCGCCGACGCCTACGGCGAGGACCATCCGGAGACCGTGGCCGCCCGGCACGGCCTGGCCACCGTGCTGCGCGACCGGGGCTGGCCCACCGACGCGGAGACCGAGTTCCGGGAGGTCTTCGAGGTTCAGCGCAGGCTGCTCGGCGACATGCACCCGCACACCCTGGAGGTCCGCCACAACCTGGCCGACCTGCTGATGGAGCGCGGCCAACTGGAGGCGGCCGAGGCGGAGTTCAGGGAGGTGTACGCGGCGCGCCGCGAGGTGCTCGGCGAACAGCACCTGCTCACCCTCTCGGTACGGCACGGCGCCGCGCACGTCCTGCATCTGCGGGGCCGTACCGACCGGGCCGAGGCCGAGTACCGCACGGTCCTGGCGGACTGCGTGGACACGCTCGGCCCCCGCCACCCCGGCACGCTGGCGGTCCGGCACAACCTGGCCGACCTGCTCAAGGACCAGGGCCGGTTCGCGGCGGCGGAACAGGAGTTCAGGGAGGTGTACGAGGCCCGGCGGACCGTACTGGGCGAACAGCACCTGCTGACCCTGTCCGTACGGCACGGCGCCGCGCACGTCCTGCATCTGCGCGGGCACGTCGAGCAGGCGGAGGCGGAGTACCGGACGGTGCTCGCGGACTGCGTGCAGACGCTGGGGCCACGGCACCCGGGGACCCTGGCGGTACGGCACAACCTGGCCGACCTGCTCTGCCTCAAGGGTGAGTTCACGGCGGCCGAGGCGGAGTTCGCGGAGGTACGGGAGACCTGTGAGGAAGTGCTGGGACTACGGCACCCGCGCACCCTGGCCGCCCGGGACGCCCTCGCGCGTCTGCGTTCCAGGGACGGCGATCAGGCGCCGAGCGATCCCGACTCGGCGACCGCCGGCTCGTAG
- a CDS encoding ScbR family autoregulator-binding transcription factor produces the protein MPRQLRAEQTRATILTAAADLFDRRGYESTSLSDIVEHARVTKGALYFHFAAKDDLAHAIMEIQSRASQQLAGEVEGRGYTSMEALVRITFGIARLSVEGPVLRAGLRLATGGVEVRPPLRHPFTEWLDLATGKLLGAVKESDLHPDTDVEAVAHSLVCFFVGTRVVGRHLEPVGRQPRRLAEMWHVMIRGLVPVPRRARYLALVSQLEQESRSA, from the coding sequence ATGCCGAGGCAGTTACGCGCTGAACAGACCCGAGCGACGATACTCACCGCCGCCGCCGATCTGTTCGACCGTCGTGGCTATGAATCGACCAGTCTCAGCGACATCGTCGAGCACGCCCGAGTCACCAAGGGCGCGCTGTACTTCCACTTCGCGGCGAAGGACGATCTCGCACACGCGATCATGGAGATCCAGTCACGGGCCTCGCAGCAGCTGGCGGGGGAGGTGGAGGGCCGGGGGTACACCTCGATGGAGGCCCTGGTCCGCATCACCTTCGGGATAGCGCGGTTGTCGGTCGAGGGGCCGGTGCTTCGCGCCGGACTCCGGCTCGCCACGGGCGGGGTCGAGGTGCGGCCGCCGCTTCGGCATCCGTTCACGGAGTGGCTCGACCTGGCCACCGGGAAGCTGCTGGGTGCGGTCAAGGAGTCCGACCTCCATCCGGACACCGACGTGGAAGCGGTGGCGCACTCGCTTGTCTGCTTCTTTGTCGGGACGCGGGTGGTGGGGCGGCACCTGGAGCCGGTGGGGCGGCAGCCGCGGCGGCTCGCGGAGATGTGGCACGTCATGATCCGGGGGCTGGTGCCGGTTCCTCGACGTGCGCGGTATCTGGCTCTTGTCAGTCAGCTGGAGCAGGAGTCCCGGAGCGCGTGA
- a CDS encoding helix-turn-helix domain-containing protein, whose translation MEDDHLIGGCRRSNSSTAVRSRPGSAVDAYRPQGVPVQLTAKEFDLLSLLLGKG comes from the coding sequence GTGGAGGACGATCACCTCATCGGCGGGTGCCGGCGCAGCAACTCGTCGACCGCTGTGAGGAGTCGGCCGGGGTCGGCCGTGGACGCCTATAGGCCGCAGGGTGTGCCCGTCCAGCTCACGGCGAAGGAGTTCGACCTGCTCAGTCTGCTGCTCGGCAAGGGATGA
- a CDS encoding ScbA/BarX family gamma-butyrolactone biosynthesis protein, giving the protein MPESRQFTRTPAGPGVLTATVPREFVHRVAVAEVLLTGWTRTDADRFTITAQWPRTHQLHVSPDRSAYEPLLVAETVRQCGALLAHAAYEVPLGHQFVLRELRVDTRPEHLAVGAAPAEPVIDITVGEVRRRAGRPAALRYDAVVRLGGERIATGGIAVTWTNESVYRRLRGGRTADVGVLRLPQPPPTPLPADTVGRALRADVLLSPAARPGRWRLRVDTAHPVFFDHPLDHIPGMLLLEAARQAVRAHGGDESRVPASFRAAFHQYAELDRPVWMEVSAEDGDDVQVVALQGESVVFECRVGAVAG; this is encoded by the coding sequence ATGCCAGAGTCGCGGCAGTTCACGCGGACCCCGGCCGGACCGGGGGTGCTGACGGCGACCGTTCCCCGTGAATTCGTGCACCGCGTGGCCGTCGCGGAGGTCCTCCTCACCGGCTGGACCAGGACGGACGCCGATCGTTTCACCATCACCGCCCAGTGGCCGCGCACCCATCAGTTACACGTGTCCCCGGACCGTTCGGCGTACGAACCGCTGTTGGTTGCAGAAACGGTCCGCCAGTGCGGGGCGCTGCTCGCCCACGCGGCGTACGAGGTCCCGCTGGGTCATCAGTTCGTCCTGCGGGAACTGCGTGTCGACACGCGCCCCGAGCACCTGGCCGTCGGCGCCGCCCCCGCCGAGCCCGTCATCGACATCACGGTCGGAGAGGTCCGCCGCCGTGCCGGCCGCCCGGCCGCACTGCGCTACGACGCCGTCGTACGCCTGGGCGGCGAACGGATCGCGACCGGCGGCATCGCCGTGACCTGGACGAACGAGTCCGTCTACCGCCGACTGCGCGGAGGACGGACCGCCGACGTCGGCGTCCTGCGGCTGCCCCAGCCGCCCCCCACGCCGTTGCCGGCCGACACGGTGGGGCGGGCCCTGCGCGCCGACGTACTCCTGTCGCCCGCGGCCCGCCCGGGTCGCTGGCGGCTCCGCGTCGATACCGCACATCCTGTTTTCTTCGATCACCCGCTGGACCACATCCCCGGCATGCTCCTCCTGGAGGCCGCCCGCCAGGCCGTACGGGCGCACGGAGGTGACGAGAGCCGGGTGCCGGCCTCCTTCCGTGCCGCGTTCCACCAGTACGCGGAGCTCGACCGGCCGGTCTGGATGGAAGTGAGCGCAGAGGACGGCGACGACGTACAAGTCGTCGCGTTGCAAGGCGAGTCGGTGGTCTTCGAGTGCCGGGTGGGTGCCGTCGCAGGGTGA
- a CDS encoding class I SAM-dependent methyltransferase: MTPRYLSNPGEPVYDVHARRYVDVTVARAEADLHDVFTDIYRTNRWGSHETRSGPGSELQRMKRVIGQLGALIKDLGVRSVLDAPCGDFNWMQYVDLHGASYLGGDVVAELITANRAAHPGPGREFQLLDFTAQPVPRVDLIVCRDALVHFSYQHVVEALTRFRESGSRYLLTTTFSRTPANTDILTGWWRPIDLCKEPFGLPEPLRIIGDDESDDFYDDKALALWDLRQIPARFPGYEPAVAESGSLGA; the protein is encoded by the coding sequence TTGACCCCGCGGTACCTGAGCAATCCAGGGGAGCCCGTCTACGACGTGCACGCACGGCGCTACGTCGACGTCACGGTCGCCCGTGCCGAGGCCGACCTGCACGACGTGTTCACGGACATCTACCGCACCAACCGCTGGGGTTCCCACGAGACCCGCTCCGGACCGGGCTCCGAGCTCCAGCGCATGAAGCGGGTGATCGGCCAACTCGGTGCCCTCATCAAGGACTTGGGTGTTCGCTCGGTGCTGGACGCGCCGTGCGGGGACTTCAACTGGATGCAGTACGTCGACCTGCACGGCGCCTCCTATCTCGGCGGGGACGTCGTCGCGGAGCTCATCACGGCCAACCGCGCCGCCCACCCCGGCCCCGGGCGGGAGTTCCAGTTGCTCGACTTCACGGCCCAGCCCGTGCCGCGCGTCGATCTCATCGTGTGCCGGGACGCCCTCGTGCACTTCTCCTACCAGCATGTGGTGGAGGCGCTGACCCGCTTCCGGGAGAGCGGTTCGCGCTATCTGCTCACCACGACCTTCTCCCGGACGCCCGCCAACACCGACATCCTCACCGGCTGGTGGCGCCCCATCGACCTGTGCAAGGAACCCTTCGGTCTGCCCGAACCGCTGCGCATCATCGGGGACGACGAGTCCGACGACTTCTACGACGACAAGGCGCTCGCGCTGTGGGACCTGCGGCAGATCCCCGCCCGTTTCCCGGGCTACGAGCCGGCGGTCGCCGAGTCGGGATCGCTCGGCGCCTGA
- a CDS encoding S8 family peptidase — protein sequence MRTSPSLRRKLISAAAVSAALLSVGTASVAVAQDTPAQEAAVPAALTEAAPGVQAERLIVGYRTGAAEATSNKAAEADAAAKDADFQRRLGTGAALVDLGADPSKAEVADAVAEFTADPQVAYVVPDRLNKPQADPNDTEYAKQWDLFESTAGMNVPGAWPTSTGSGVTVAVIDTGYVTHSDLAANIVGGYDFISDTAVSVDGNGRDSNPADPGDYYAANECGSGIPASSSSWHGTHVAGTIAAVTGNGKGVAGIAYGAKISPVRVLGKCGGYDSDIIDAITWASGGTVSGVPANTNVAKVINMSLGGDGACTSATQTAINNAVGRGTTVVVAAGNDNENVSGHSPGNCNNIISVAATNRAGAKASYSNYGSLVDISAPGGQTSTGTANGILSTLNSGASTPASESYAYYQGTSMATPHIAGLVALVKSANSSLTPAQIETAIKNNARPLPGACSGGCGAGLADAAKTVAAVSGGGTTTGTTYSSTTAVSIPDNGSAIESSIAVSGRSGNAPSALQVGVDITHTYRGDLAISLVAPDGTVYSLKPASSSDSADNVNTTYTVNASSETANGTWKLRVQDTAAQDTGTLNGWKLTF from the coding sequence TTGCGTACCTCCCCCTCCCTCCGGCGGAAGCTGATATCCGCCGCCGCCGTCTCCGCGGCCCTGCTCTCGGTCGGCACGGCCTCCGTCGCCGTAGCCCAGGACACCCCCGCCCAGGAAGCCGCCGTCCCGGCCGCGCTCACCGAGGCCGCCCCCGGCGTCCAGGCCGAGCGCCTCATCGTCGGATACAGGACCGGCGCCGCCGAGGCCACGTCGAACAAGGCCGCCGAGGCCGACGCCGCCGCCAAGGACGCCGACTTCCAGCGCAGACTCGGCACCGGGGCCGCCCTCGTCGACCTGGGCGCGGACCCCAGCAAGGCCGAAGTCGCCGACGCCGTCGCCGAGTTCACGGCGGATCCGCAGGTCGCCTATGTCGTACCGGACCGCCTGAACAAGCCGCAGGCCGACCCGAACGACACCGAGTACGCCAAGCAGTGGGACCTGTTCGAGTCCACCGCCGGCATGAACGTGCCGGGTGCCTGGCCGACTTCGACCGGCAGCGGCGTCACCGTCGCCGTCATCGACACGGGCTACGTCACCCACTCCGACCTCGCCGCGAACATCGTCGGCGGCTACGACTTCATCTCCGACACCGCGGTCTCGGTCGACGGCAACGGCCGCGACAGCAACCCGGCCGACCCCGGCGACTACTACGCGGCCAACGAGTGCGGCTCGGGCATCCCCGCCTCCAGCTCCTCGTGGCACGGCACGCACGTCGCCGGCACGATCGCCGCGGTCACGGGCAACGGCAAGGGTGTCGCGGGCATCGCGTACGGCGCGAAGATCTCCCCTGTGCGCGTCCTCGGCAAGTGCGGCGGTTACGACTCCGACATCATCGACGCCATCACCTGGGCGTCCGGCGGCACCGTCTCCGGCGTGCCCGCCAACACCAATGTCGCCAAGGTCATCAACATGAGCCTCGGCGGCGACGGCGCCTGCACCTCGGCGACCCAGACCGCCATCAACAACGCCGTCGGTCGCGGCACGACCGTCGTCGTGGCCGCCGGCAACGACAACGAGAACGTCTCCGGCCACTCGCCGGGCAACTGCAACAACATCATCTCGGTCGCCGCCACCAACCGCGCCGGCGCCAAGGCCTCGTACTCCAACTACGGCTCCCTGGTGGACATCTCGGCGCCCGGCGGCCAGACCAGCACCGGCACCGCCAACGGCATCCTGTCCACGCTCAACTCCGGTGCCTCGACGCCCGCCTCGGAGTCGTACGCCTACTACCAGGGCACCAGCATGGCCACCCCGCACATCGCGGGCCTGGTCGCACTGGTGAAGTCGGCGAACTCCTCGCTGACCCCGGCACAGATCGAGACCGCCATCAAGAACAACGCCCGTCCGCTGCCGGGCGCCTGCTCGGGCGGTTGCGGCGCGGGTCTGGCGGACGCGGCGAAGACGGTCGCGGCCGTGAGCGGCGGCGGTACGACGACGGGGACGACCTACTCAAGCACCACCGCCGTCTCCATCCCGGACAACGGCTCCGCGATCGAGTCCTCCATCGCCGTCAGCGGCCGCAGCGGCAACGCCCCCTCGGCCCTCCAGGTCGGCGTCGACATCACCCACACCTACCGCGGTGACCTGGCGATCAGCCTCGTCGCCCCGGACGGCACGGTGTACAGCCTGAAGCCGGCGAGCTCCTCGGACTCCGCGGACAACGTCAACACCACCTACACCGTGAACGCCTCATCCGAGACGGCCAACGGCACCTGGAAGCTCCGCGTCCAGGACACGGCGGCGCAGGACACGGGCACGCTCAACGGCTGGAAGCTGACCTTCTGA